In the genome of Pempheris klunzingeri isolate RE-2024b chromosome 11, fPemKlu1.hap1, whole genome shotgun sequence, one region contains:
- the uxt gene encoding protein UXT, whose translation MSANANANADANADADADANADADANANANVEQKVLQYENFINEVLRRDLQKVLEHRDSVYEKISEYLQLKNTIESLQESASQQLKTDVDLGCNFYVQAEVEDASRIFVAVGYGFFVEMTHDEALRFIDKKTSQLTAFTEQLTKDSAKIKANIRMVLEGLRELQGLVDLPESRRRDIF comes from the exons ATgtctgctaatgctaatgctaatgctgatgctaatgctgatgctgatgctgatgctaatgctgatgctgatgctaatgctaatgctaacgtgGAGCAGAAAGTTCTTCAGTATGAAAACTTCATCAACGAGGTTCTGAGGAGAGATTTACA gaAGGTGTTGGAGCACAGAGACTCTGTCTATGAGAAGATCTCTGAGTACCTGCAGCTGAAGAACACCATAGAGAGtctacag gagtCGGCCTCTCAGCAGCTGAAGACAGACGTGGATCTGGGCTGTAACTTTTACGTCCAGGCTGAAGT TGAGGACGCGTCCAGGATTTTCGTTGCCGTCGGTTACGGTTTCTTTGTGGAAATGACCCACGACGAAGCTCTGAGATTCATCGACAAGAAGACGAGTCAGCTCACAGC CTTCACGGAGCAGCTCACGAAAGACTCGGCCAAGATCAAAGCCAACATCCGCATGGTGTTGGAG ggtcTCAGGGAGCTACAGGGACTGGTAGACCTCccagagagcagaagaagagacaTTTTCTAG